The following proteins are co-located in the Sandaracinaceae bacterium genome:
- a CDS encoding FKBP-type peptidyl-prolyl cis-trans isomerase, whose product MLRSLSILGLVFCLAACGGRAASPSVVAPPDAPAPSAARAADAPPAEAPHHASRTALGVARLQIDGDTERGGVHRSQRVKVRYRAWDAAGARVDGGDPEGKLATWLVMALPPGLQESLIDMGLGQTWRLWIPREASFGDGDRVYEVQLLEVVERRVSGAPEDVAAPPPSAEVTGSGLASRVLEPGTGVTHPSAESSVTVHYTGWTTDGEMFDSSVERGQRLTVPLSRVIRGWTEGLPLMVPGEIRRFWIPAALAYGDNPRPGAPRGMLVFDVELMDIQ is encoded by the coding sequence ATGCTTCGCTCCCTCTCGATCCTCGGCCTCGTCTTCTGCCTCGCCGCGTGCGGAGGGCGCGCTGCTTCGCCGAGCGTCGTTGCTCCGCCCGACGCGCCCGCGCCGAGCGCCGCGCGGGCCGCGGACGCGCCCCCGGCGGAGGCTCCGCACCACGCGTCGCGGACCGCGCTCGGCGTGGCGCGCTTGCAGATCGACGGGGACACGGAGCGGGGCGGCGTGCACCGGTCCCAGCGGGTGAAGGTGCGCTACCGGGCGTGGGACGCGGCGGGGGCGCGCGTCGATGGCGGCGACCCGGAAGGGAAGCTCGCGACCTGGCTCGTGATGGCCCTGCCGCCCGGGCTTCAGGAGAGCCTCATCGACATGGGGCTCGGTCAGACCTGGCGGCTCTGGATCCCGCGCGAGGCGTCCTTCGGGGACGGGGACCGGGTCTACGAGGTGCAGCTGCTCGAGGTCGTCGAGCGCCGGGTCTCCGGCGCGCCGGAGGACGTGGCCGCGCCTCCGCCGAGCGCGGAGGTCACGGGCAGCGGCCTGGCCTCGCGGGTGCTCGAGCCGGGCACGGGCGTGACCCACCCCAGCGCAGAGAGCAGCGTCACCGTGCACTACACGGGCTGGACCACCGACGGGGAGATGTTCGACAGCTCGGTCGAGCGGGGGCAGCGTCTGACCGTGCCGCTCTCACGCGTGATCCGGGGCTGGACCGAGGGGCTGCCGCTGATGGTGCCGGGCGAGATCCGGCGCTTCTGGATCCCGGCCGCGCTCGCCTACGGGGACAACCCGCGCCCCGGCGCGCCGCGCGGCATGCTCGTGTTCGACGTCGAGCTGATGGACATCCAATAG
- a CDS encoding MATE family efflux transporter produces MTKDPDRQRRLLEGPVGNTLVRLTLPMMVGIAAVLFFNIVDTFWVGQLGPHELAAMGFTFPVAMVVTNMTIGISIGATAVIARALGQGQEDRVKRLTTDSLILAVLLVVTVSAIGIATVDPLFSLLGADAETLPLIREYMIPWYAGVGLLVIPMVGNGAIRASGDTKTPSFVMVAAGLGNACLDPLLIFGWGPVPAMGLRGAAYATVGSYTLAMIVAFYVLGKREKMLSFELPGFAAVLASWKAILRIGLPAAGTNLLTPVAAGAVTRLVSDYGPHAVAAFGVGTRVEGLSMIGVFAMTAAITPFVGQNLGARNGGRIQETLRFVVKLSLGWGLGAAVLLALVADPLARIFNDDPEVIAQTKLFLRIVPISYAAFGIAILVASVFNALDQPLKATVLALFRLIVLAVPLAWLGSELYGLAGLFAGIGVANLISGAVAGLYARREVRDVARELTPTPVPAE; encoded by the coding sequence GTGACGAAGGACCCCGACCGGCAGCGCCGGCTCCTCGAAGGCCCGGTCGGGAACACGCTCGTCCGGCTGACGCTGCCGATGATGGTGGGCATCGCCGCCGTCCTGTTCTTCAACATCGTCGACACCTTCTGGGTGGGGCAGCTCGGCCCGCACGAGCTCGCCGCGATGGGCTTCACCTTCCCCGTCGCGATGGTGGTCACCAACATGACCATCGGCATCTCGATCGGCGCCACCGCGGTCATCGCCCGCGCGCTCGGTCAGGGCCAGGAAGACCGGGTGAAGCGGCTGACCACCGACTCGCTGATCCTGGCCGTGCTGCTGGTGGTGACCGTCTCGGCGATCGGGATCGCCACCGTCGACCCGCTCTTCAGCCTGCTCGGCGCCGACGCGGAGACGCTGCCCCTCATCCGCGAGTACATGATCCCCTGGTACGCCGGGGTGGGGCTGCTCGTGATCCCGATGGTGGGCAACGGCGCCATCCGCGCAAGCGGGGACACGAAGACCCCGAGCTTCGTCATGGTGGCGGCCGGGCTCGGCAACGCGTGCCTCGACCCGCTGCTGATCTTCGGCTGGGGCCCCGTGCCCGCGATGGGCCTGCGCGGCGCGGCCTACGCGACGGTCGGCTCCTACACGCTCGCGATGATCGTGGCCTTCTACGTGCTGGGCAAGCGCGAGAAGATGCTCTCGTTCGAGCTGCCCGGCTTCGCCGCGGTGCTCGCGTCCTGGAAGGCGATCCTCCGCATCGGGCTGCCCGCGGCGGGCACGAACCTGCTGACCCCCGTCGCGGCGGGCGCGGTCACGCGGCTGGTGAGCGACTACGGCCCGCACGCGGTCGCGGCGTTCGGCGTCGGGACGCGGGTGGAGGGCTTGTCGATGATCGGCGTCTTCGCGATGACCGCCGCCATCACGCCCTTCGTCGGGCAGAACCTCGGGGCGCGCAACGGCGGGCGCATCCAGGAGACCCTGCGCTTCGTGGTGAAGCTCTCGCTGGGCTGGGGGCTCGGCGCCGCGGTGCTGCTCGCGCTCGTGGCCGACCCGCTCGCGCGCATCTTCAACGACGACCCCGAGGTCATCGCGCAGACCAAGCTCTTCCTGCGCATCGTGCCCATCAGCTACGCGGCGTTCGGCATCGCGATCCTCGTCGCGTCGGTGTTCAACGCGCTCGACCAGCCGCTGAAGGCCACCGTGCTCGCGCTGTTCCGCTTGATCGTGCTCGCGGTCCCGCTCGCGTGGCTGGGCTCGGAGCTCTACGGGCTGGCGGGGCTCTTCGCGGGCATCGGCGTGGCGAACCTGATCAGCGGCGCGGTGGCCGGCCTCTACGCGCGCCGGGAGGTCCGCGACGTGGCGCGCGAGCTGACGCCGACGCCCGTACCTGCGGAGTGA
- a CDS encoding response regulator transcription factor → MPPARSHATMDHPVADDRTTEEPLPRVLLVEDEAPILDGLDALFSGQGWDTVCAPDGARALDHLAEGGFDLVILDLMLPKVDGLGVLRRVRAHGDDTPVLVLTAKGAEEDVVAGLEAGADDYVTKPFGVRELAARAKGLLRRAKPTSERPRRFTVRSGPADVEVDLDAQRVETQPSIRLTAREAALIGYLLERRHRPVTREELLVDVWGYRDGTVRTRTVDVHVQQLRAKLDAIEGGGGWIATVRGRGYRFVADVGP, encoded by the coding sequence ATGCCCCCCGCGCGAAGCCATGCGACGATGGATCACCCCGTGGCCGACGACCGCACGACCGAGGAGCCGCTGCCGCGTGTGCTGCTGGTGGAGGACGAGGCGCCGATCCTCGACGGCCTCGACGCGCTCTTCTCGGGACAGGGCTGGGACACGGTGTGCGCGCCCGACGGCGCCCGCGCGCTCGACCACCTCGCGGAGGGCGGCTTCGATCTGGTGATCCTCGACCTGATGCTGCCCAAGGTCGACGGGCTCGGCGTGCTGCGGCGCGTGCGGGCCCACGGCGACGACACGCCGGTGCTGGTGCTGACGGCCAAGGGGGCCGAGGAGGACGTGGTGGCGGGCCTCGAGGCGGGCGCGGACGACTACGTGACGAAGCCCTTCGGGGTGCGTGAGCTCGCGGCGCGGGCGAAAGGCCTCTTGCGACGCGCGAAGCCCACCAGCGAGCGACCGCGGCGCTTCACGGTGCGGAGCGGGCCCGCCGACGTGGAGGTCGACCTCGACGCGCAGCGGGTCGAGACCCAGCCGAGCATCCGGCTGACCGCGCGCGAGGCGGCGCTCATCGGCTACCTGCTCGAGCGGCGCCATCGGCCCGTGACGCGCGAGGAGCTGCTCGTCGACGTCTGGGGCTACCGCGACGGCACGGTGCGCACGCGGACGGTGGACGTGCACGTGCAGCAGCTCCGCGCGAAGCTCGACGCGATCGAGGGCGGCGGCGGGTGGATCGCGACGGTGCGCGGCCGCGGCTATCGCTTCGTCGCCGACGTCGGGCCCTGA
- a CDS encoding AraC family transcriptional regulator: protein MSTDPRASPLTLALARSVGFSVEEVLAAAGLSGDRPLTFDEGMQVWKGLERLSGDPCVGLETGIRFEPDQMGPIGAAFLHSESLGDALERGGRLLDLLIGGGRIGFVERGDEAGMQQRMHDPSVRHGVDAVFAGGLNLARRATRTELVPSQIRFEAPPPPTPERYERFFGRMPRWSAEENVLLFHRHDLEREIFGASPSMATLIDEAAPSLVAGSSSRRARDFERAFWEALEEGDASVERVARRMGLSARTLQRQLTERGGSFSTERARLLRARAEVMLKGEASIEEIAERLGYQSRRAFERAFTRWTGRSPAASRG from the coding sequence ATGTCGACCGACCCGCGGGCCTCACCGCTCACCCTCGCGCTCGCGCGCAGCGTGGGGTTCTCGGTCGAGGAGGTGCTGGCCGCCGCGGGGCTGAGCGGCGACCGCCCGCTGACCTTCGACGAGGGCATGCAGGTCTGGAAGGGCCTGGAGCGGCTCTCGGGCGATCCCTGCGTGGGCCTGGAGACGGGCATCCGCTTCGAGCCCGACCAGATGGGCCCCATCGGCGCGGCGTTCCTGCACTCGGAGAGCCTCGGGGACGCGCTCGAGCGGGGAGGCCGGCTCCTGGACCTGCTGATCGGGGGAGGTCGCATCGGGTTCGTCGAGCGCGGCGACGAGGCCGGCATGCAGCAGCGCATGCACGACCCGAGCGTGCGCCACGGCGTCGACGCGGTCTTCGCGGGGGGGCTCAACCTCGCGCGTCGCGCCACCCGGACGGAGCTCGTGCCGAGCCAGATCCGCTTCGAGGCGCCGCCGCCGCCCACCCCGGAGCGCTACGAGCGCTTCTTCGGCCGCATGCCGCGCTGGTCGGCGGAGGAGAACGTGCTCCTCTTCCACCGCCATGACCTCGAGCGCGAGATCTTCGGCGCCTCCCCGAGCATGGCCACGCTCATCGACGAGGCCGCGCCGAGCCTCGTGGCCGGGTCGAGCTCCAGGCGCGCCCGCGACTTCGAGCGCGCCTTCTGGGAGGCGCTCGAGGAGGGCGACGCGAGCGTGGAACGCGTGGCGCGGCGCATGGGGCTGAGCGCGCGCACCCTCCAGCGTCAGCTCACCGAGCGCGGCGGCTCGTTCTCGACCGAGCGCGCCCGGCTGCTCCGCGCCCGGGCCGAGGTCATGCTGAAGGGGGAGGCGTCGATCGAGGAGATCGCCGAGCGCCTCGGCTACCAGTCCCGCCGCGCCTTCGAGCGCGCGTTCACCCGCTGGACGGGCCGCTCGCCGGCCGCGAGCCGCGGCTGA
- a CDS encoding HAMP domain-containing sensor histidine kinase: protein MRRVITLAVGLVVSTLLLGGGWLLATLRQQETQVAEERERLMRAADAVRGAVDESLEELRRREDERPFYLYQHFYSPPDVLAITDPVAVSPLARAPDDLRLRGHFQLDPGGRVRTPYAADTEPEVDAGERHAEVVRRVSAPAFDPLRALVRGEASRTLVGDAREPSPAVDLALAMRQNPDNQLTDLDTYGNVQARDILAAQSGDRFANQRVMERGRQVAPSTRRDVSWEQAVQQQAAPAPPPRPPSRSEIQATLEGAADAVRACTPTSTRVRLRVSERGDVLRASSEPESACVVRAMEQLRFPSFDGGALTLRYGYQSADAHLELADGRDLERRVRRAEEVEYTPMTFRALGGEWVLHRLVSLDGTSVVQGVVLDRAHLVEAWLPAVVARHADPSVAPAIVSAGDADCAIREPASATLPDVELCFAPAMLEVAALGRGGELRFQLAALTLLVLIALLAAGAIVRYARRAEALSRQKSAFVSAVSHELRTPLTTLRMHAEMLEEGMVDDARRPKVHRELVRESVRLARLVDNVLSLSKLEEGRRRIAPAEGDLRAHVREVVEGQRRFVEEKGFALEAPAEGSLTAVFDSQAVEQIVVNLLDNAVKYAATGERAIEVAVEADPDGRAVLVVRDRGPGIPERERHKVFERFHRVEREDTAHAPGTGIGLSLVAELAEAHGGSAAVQPREGGGLEVRVRL, encoded by the coding sequence ATGCGCCGGGTGATCACGCTCGCGGTCGGGCTCGTGGTGTCCACCCTCCTCCTGGGCGGCGGCTGGCTGCTCGCGACCCTGCGACAGCAGGAGACCCAGGTGGCGGAGGAGCGCGAGCGGCTCATGCGGGCCGCGGACGCCGTGCGCGGCGCGGTGGACGAGAGCCTGGAGGAGCTGCGTCGCCGCGAGGACGAGCGGCCCTTCTATCTCTATCAGCACTTCTACAGCCCGCCGGACGTGCTCGCGATCACCGACCCGGTCGCCGTCTCGCCCCTCGCGCGGGCGCCGGACGATCTTCGTCTGCGCGGGCACTTCCAGCTCGACCCGGGCGGCAGGGTGCGCACGCCGTACGCCGCGGACACCGAGCCCGAGGTCGACGCGGGCGAGCGTCACGCGGAGGTCGTTCGTCGCGTCTCCGCGCCGGCCTTCGACCCCCTGCGCGCGCTGGTGCGGGGCGAGGCCTCGCGCACGCTCGTCGGCGACGCGCGCGAGCCGTCCCCCGCGGTCGATCTCGCGCTGGCGATGCGCCAGAACCCCGACAACCAGCTGACCGATCTGGACACCTACGGGAACGTGCAGGCGCGGGACATCCTCGCCGCGCAGAGCGGGGATCGCTTCGCGAACCAGCGCGTGATGGAACGCGGTCGGCAGGTCGCGCCCAGCACCCGACGCGACGTCAGCTGGGAGCAGGCGGTGCAGCAGCAGGCGGCGCCCGCCCCGCCGCCCCGACCGCCCTCGCGGAGCGAGATCCAGGCCACCCTCGAAGGCGCCGCGGACGCCGTGCGCGCTTGCACGCCTACTTCCACGCGGGTGCGGCTGCGGGTGTCGGAGCGCGGCGACGTGCTGCGGGCGAGCAGCGAGCCCGAGTCCGCGTGCGTGGTGCGCGCGATGGAGCAGCTTCGGTTTCCATCGTTCGATGGAGGCGCGCTCACGCTCCGCTACGGCTACCAGAGCGCCGACGCGCACCTCGAGCTCGCCGACGGACGCGACCTCGAGCGGCGGGTGCGCCGGGCCGAGGAGGTCGAGTACACGCCGATGACCTTCCGCGCGCTCGGCGGCGAGTGGGTCCTGCACCGGCTCGTCTCGCTGGACGGGACCTCGGTGGTGCAGGGCGTGGTGCTGGACCGCGCGCACCTCGTCGAGGCCTGGCTGCCCGCGGTGGTCGCCCGTCACGCGGACCCGTCGGTGGCGCCCGCCATCGTCTCGGCCGGAGACGCGGACTGCGCGATCCGCGAGCCCGCCTCGGCGACGCTCCCGGACGTGGAGCTCTGCTTCGCGCCCGCGATGCTGGAGGTGGCCGCGCTCGGGCGGGGGGGCGAGCTGCGCTTTCAGCTCGCGGCGCTCACGCTCCTGGTGCTCATCGCGCTCCTCGCGGCCGGCGCGATCGTCCGCTACGCGCGCCGGGCCGAGGCGCTCTCGCGGCAGAAGAGCGCCTTCGTCTCCGCCGTCAGCCACGAGCTGCGAACCCCGCTGACCACCCTGCGCATGCACGCCGAGATGCTCGAGGAGGGCATGGTCGACGACGCACGCCGGCCCAAGGTGCACCGCGAGCTGGTGCGGGAGAGCGTCCGGCTCGCGCGGCTGGTCGACAACGTCCTGAGCCTCTCCAAGCTCGAGGAGGGGCGCCGTCGCATCGCGCCCGCGGAGGGGGATCTGCGCGCGCACGTGCGGGAGGTGGTCGAGGGGCAGCGTCGCTTCGTCGAGGAGAAGGGCTTCGCGCTCGAGGCTCCGGCCGAGGGCTCGCTGACCGCCGTGTTCGACAGCCAGGCGGTCGAGCAGATCGTCGTCAACCTGCTCGACAACGCCGTGAAGTACGCGGCCACGGGCGAGCGCGCGATCGAGGTGGCGGTGGAGGCCGATCCGGACGGCCGCGCGGTCCTCGTGGTGCGCGACCGCGGGCCCGGCATCCCGGAGCGCGAGCGCCACAAGGTCTTCGAGCGCTTTCACCGCGTCGAGCGAGAGGACACCGCGCACGCGCCGGGGACCGGCATCGGCCTGTCGCTCGTGGCGGAGCTCGCCGAGGCGCACGGCGGATCGGCCGCGGTGCAGCCACGCGAGGGCGGCGGCCTCGAGGTGCGCGTGCGGCTCTGA